A single genomic interval of Microbulbifer variabilis harbors:
- a CDS encoding ribose-phosphate pyrophosphokinase — MVFTGNANPELAQKIVDHMAIPLGEATVKRFSDGEIAVEITDNVRGRDVFVVQSTCQPTNRNLMELILLVDALRRASAGRVTAVVPYFGYARQDRRVRSQRVPISAKVVADMMVSVGIDRVLTVDLHAEQIQGFFDVPVDNVYGSSVLLDDIERQKYQNLVVVSPDIGGVVRARAVAKSLDCDLAIIDKRRPAANVAEVMNIIGEVSGRTCLLVDDMVDTAGTLCNAANALKEHGAEKVVAYCTHPVLSGNAISNLNNSVLDELVVTDSIPLGDKMEKAPKIRQLTLSAMLAESMRRISNEESLSAMFR; from the coding sequence ATGGTCTTCACCGGCAACGCAAACCCGGAACTGGCGCAGAAAATTGTCGACCATATGGCGATCCCCCTGGGCGAAGCCACGGTCAAGCGCTTCTCCGACGGCGAGATTGCAGTTGAAATTACCGACAACGTGCGCGGTCGCGACGTTTTCGTAGTGCAATCCACCTGCCAGCCCACCAATCGAAACCTGATGGAGCTAATCCTACTGGTTGACGCCCTGCGCCGCGCCTCAGCCGGCCGCGTTACCGCAGTGGTTCCCTACTTCGGCTACGCCCGCCAGGACCGTCGCGTGCGCTCCCAGCGTGTACCAATTTCCGCAAAAGTGGTTGCCGATATGATGGTGAGCGTGGGTATCGACCGTGTGCTGACTGTCGACCTGCACGCCGAGCAGATTCAGGGCTTTTTCGATGTGCCTGTGGATAACGTTTACGGCTCTTCCGTGTTGCTCGACGATATCGAGCGCCAAAAGTACCAGAACCTGGTTGTGGTATCCCCCGATATTGGCGGTGTTGTTCGTGCCCGCGCCGTGGCCAAGAGCCTCGACTGCGACCTAGCCATCATCGACAAACGCCGCCCCGCCGCCAACGTTGCCGAAGTGATGAACATCATCGGTGAAGTTAGTGGCCGCACCTGCCTGCTGGTAGACGATATGGTCGACACCGCTGGCACTTTGTGCAACGCCGCCAACGCCCTGAAAGAGCACGGCGCCGAGAAAGTTGTCGCCTACTGTACCCACCCAGTACTTTCCGGCAATGCCATCAGCAACCTGAACAACTCCGTTCTGGATGAGCTGGTGGTTACCGACTCCATCCCGCTGGGTGACAAAATGGAGAAAGCACCAAAAATTCGCCAGCTGACCTTGTCTGCCATGCTGGCCGAGTCCATGCGCCGTATCAGCAATGAGGAATCCCTCTCTGCGATGTTCCGCTAA
- a CDS encoding 50S ribosomal protein L25/general stress protein Ctc: protein MSDIKLNAIARSDEGKGASRRLRRLEGRVPGIVYGGEVEPQSVSLLQKDLFKALENEAFFSSMLTIDVDGKEEKVILRDLQRHPAKQLLLHIDFQRVSASTKVHVKVPLHFLNEETCKGVKAGGIVSHTLTELEVNAPAGKLPEFIEVDLADLELDGILHISDLKLPEGVESADLSHGEDHNLVVASIHKPRGAVEAEAEEAGEGEE, encoded by the coding sequence ATGTCTGATATCAAACTGAACGCCATTGCTCGCAGCGATGAAGGGAAAGGTGCGAGCCGCCGCCTGCGTCGCCTGGAAGGCCGTGTACCCGGCATCGTTTACGGTGGCGAAGTTGAGCCGCAGTCCGTATCCCTGCTGCAAAAGGACCTGTTCAAGGCCCTGGAAAACGAAGCTTTCTTCTCCTCCATGCTGACCATCGACGTCGACGGCAAAGAAGAGAAAGTTATTCTGCGCGATCTGCAACGTCACCCCGCAAAGCAGCTGCTTCTGCACATTGACTTCCAGCGCGTTTCCGCCAGCACCAAAGTACACGTGAAAGTGCCCCTGCACTTCCTCAACGAAGAAACCTGTAAAGGCGTTAAGGCCGGCGGCATCGTTTCTCACACCCTGACCGAGCTGGAAGTAAATGCTCCTGCCGGTAAACTGCCCGAGTTCATCGAGGTAGACCTGGCGGACCTGGAACTGGATGGCATCCTGCACATCTCCGACCTGAAACTGCCGGAAGGTGTTGAGTCTGCAGATCTGAGCCACGGCGAAGACCACAACCTGGTTGTAGCTTCTATTCACAAGCCTCGCGGCGCTGTTGAAGCTGAAGCCGAAGAAGCCGGCGAAGGCGAAGAGTAA
- the pth gene encoding aminoacyl-tRNA hydrolase gives MAAAPDTPIQLIVGLGNPGPEYDRTRHNAGADFVVELARRHGTQLSSDSKYHGLTGRVRIGNREVRLLIPTTYMNRSGQAVGPLANFFKIPPEAILVAHDELDLAPGIARLKAGGGHGGHNGLRDIIAALGNNRDFMRLRLGIGHPGSASEVARFVLQRAPRAEQETLADAIDHSIDVLPTAANGDWGAAMKTLHTAK, from the coding sequence TTGGCTGCGGCACCGGATACTCCCATCCAGTTGATTGTCGGCCTGGGCAACCCCGGGCCGGAATATGACCGGACAAGACATAACGCCGGTGCCGACTTTGTTGTCGAACTGGCACGCCGCCACGGCACTCAGCTCAGCTCCGACAGCAAATACCACGGCCTCACCGGCCGTGTGCGGATCGGCAACCGGGAAGTCCGGCTGCTGATTCCCACCACCTATATGAATCGCAGTGGCCAGGCTGTAGGCCCACTGGCGAACTTCTTCAAAATTCCCCCGGAAGCCATATTGGTCGCTCACGATGAGCTGGACCTGGCCCCCGGTATCGCGCGCCTGAAAGCTGGCGGTGGTCACGGCGGACACAATGGCTTGCGGGATATTATTGCCGCTCTGGGCAACAACCGGGACTTTATGCGCCTGCGACTCGGCATCGGCCACCCCGGTAGCGCTAGCGAGGTGGCGCGCTTTGTCCTTCAGCGCGCCCCCAGGGCGGAACAGGAAACTCTGGCTGACGCCATCGATCACTCGATCGACGTGCTGCCCACCGCCGCCAACGGCGACTGGGGCGCAGCCATGAAAACGCTGCACACCGCCAAATAG
- the ychF gene encoding redox-regulated ATPase YchF, which translates to MGFTCGIVGLPNVGKSTLFNALTKAGIDAENFPFCTIEPNAGVVPVPDPRLDKLAEIVKPQKVIPTTMEFTDIAGLVAGASKGEGLGNKFLANIRETDAIAHVVRCFEDDNVIHVANQVHPVSDIEVINTELALADLDTVEKALQRFTRAAKGQDKHAIKMKALLEKILPHLNEAKPLRSFGLSEDELTDLRELSLLTVKPTMYIANVHEDGFENNPHLDAVAAIAAEENAVLVPICNKLEAEIAELDDDEKQEFLEELGMEEPGLNRVIRAGYQLLGLHTYFTAGVKEVRAWTIPLGATAPNAAGKIHTDFEKGFIRAEVISYSDFVDHNGEAGAKDAGKWRLEGKDYVVADGDVIHFRFNV; encoded by the coding sequence ATGGGTTTTACTTGCGGTATTGTCGGCCTGCCTAACGTGGGCAAATCCACCCTCTTCAATGCACTGACCAAAGCGGGAATCGACGCAGAGAACTTCCCCTTCTGCACCATCGAGCCCAACGCCGGCGTAGTGCCAGTGCCGGATCCCCGCCTCGACAAGTTAGCGGAGATCGTCAAGCCCCAGAAAGTGATTCCAACCACCATGGAGTTCACCGATATCGCCGGACTGGTTGCAGGTGCCTCCAAAGGCGAAGGTCTGGGCAACAAATTCCTCGCCAATATCCGCGAGACCGATGCCATCGCTCACGTTGTACGCTGTTTCGAAGACGACAATGTCATCCACGTGGCCAATCAGGTGCACCCGGTATCCGATATCGAAGTGATCAACACCGAGCTGGCACTCGCCGACCTGGACACTGTGGAGAAAGCTCTGCAACGCTTTACCCGCGCCGCCAAGGGGCAGGACAAGCACGCCATCAAGATGAAAGCGCTGCTGGAAAAAATCCTGCCACACCTGAACGAAGCCAAGCCGCTACGCTCCTTTGGCCTGTCCGAAGATGAACTGACGGACCTGCGTGAACTGAGCCTGCTCACGGTGAAGCCCACCATGTACATTGCCAACGTGCACGAAGACGGTTTCGAAAATAATCCGCACCTGGACGCCGTTGCCGCCATCGCCGCTGAAGAGAACGCTGTACTGGTACCCATCTGCAACAAGCTTGAAGCGGAAATTGCCGAACTGGACGACGATGAGAAGCAAGAATTCCTGGAAGAACTGGGTATGGAAGAGCCGGGCTTGAACCGTGTAATCCGCGCCGGTTACCAACTGCTTGGCCTGCACACCTACTTTACCGCCGGCGTGAAGGAAGTGCGCGCCTGGACCATCCCGCTAGGTGCCACCGCACCCAATGCCGCCGGCAAGATCCATACGGACTTTGAGAAAGGCTTTATCCGCGCCGAAGTGATTAGCTACAGTGACTTTGTCGATCACAATGGCGAGGCTGGAGCCAAAGACGCAGGCAAGTGGCGCCTGGAGGGTAAAGATTATGTTGTCGCTGATGGTGACGTAATTCACTTCCGCTTCAACGTCTAA
- a CDS encoding DMT family transporter, which produces MAQSNWKVGLPLALTTVFMWAALPIALKGLLEHISPETATWYRFAGAALLAGLYYGRARQLKLKALFSRSLLLFTLLAVAGLLLNYLTYASGLNHITPGAAQIVIQLAPLLLLISSVLWLNERFSPRQWAGVALVVMGLLLFFNQRLAELGSGADSDYLLGLGLILIAAVSWAVYGFFQKKILSRATPQDLLVLIYIAGTLCFLPMADPLDVTHLGWLDWLLLAFLTANTLIAYGAFSKALAHWEASSVSATLSLVPVITLLFSTLVSSIWPDYIAVEPLNWISWSGAAAVVLGSALAAIRSGHRAKGSAAPDEKNR; this is translated from the coding sequence ATGGCGCAATCAAACTGGAAAGTCGGCCTGCCTTTGGCATTGACCACCGTCTTTATGTGGGCAGCCCTACCCATCGCCCTCAAAGGCCTTTTGGAACACATCAGCCCTGAGACCGCCACCTGGTATCGTTTTGCTGGCGCGGCGTTGTTGGCGGGACTCTACTACGGGCGTGCACGGCAATTGAAATTAAAGGCACTGTTCAGCCGCAGCCTGCTGCTGTTCACCCTACTCGCCGTGGCCGGGCTGCTGTTGAATTACCTCACCTATGCCAGCGGCCTAAATCACATCACCCCTGGTGCGGCACAGATCGTGATCCAGCTAGCCCCGCTACTACTGCTGATCTCCAGTGTTCTGTGGCTTAATGAACGCTTTTCTCCGAGACAGTGGGCCGGTGTGGCCCTAGTGGTGATGGGGCTACTGTTATTTTTCAACCAGCGCCTCGCCGAGCTGGGGAGCGGCGCCGATAGTGATTACCTGCTGGGGCTCGGATTGATCCTGATCGCCGCGGTATCCTGGGCGGTATATGGCTTTTTCCAGAAGAAAATCCTCAGCCGCGCCACACCCCAGGACTTGCTGGTATTGATTTATATTGCTGGCACCCTGTGCTTCCTACCCATGGCAGATCCACTGGATGTCACCCATCTGGGCTGGCTGGACTGGCTGCTACTTGCATTTCTTACCGCCAACACACTGATCGCCTATGGCGCCTTTAGCAAGGCCCTGGCGCACTGGGAAGCCTCCAGTGTCAGCGCCACTCTGTCACTGGTACCAGTAATCACGCTGCTGTTCAGCACCCTGGTGAGCAGTATCTGGCCCGATTACATCGCGGTGGAGCCGCTTAACTGGATCAGCTGGAGTGGTGCCGCTGCGGTGGTGTTGGGTTCCGCCCTCGCCGCTATCCGTTCCGGGCATCGCGCCAAGGGCTCTGCGGCTCCAGATGAAAAAAATCGCTAA
- a CDS encoding sulfite exporter TauE/SafE family protein, producing MKYLARLSFRYWFAWLALFYGAWLFLVVQGDNLALALEHWSMALAMALGSYAAGSTPMGGGTVGFPVLVLLFDMPASLGRDFSFAVQSIGMVSASLFILCRRQPLAWSMLRGALLGSLLATPVGILLFAPMISELWVKLSFAVLWGSFGIFHLYRLAEITDCEHKGDPQCPTDFRVGLLLGAFAGFCVVSVTGVGVDMLVYAALVLLSRVDLKVAIPTSVVIMAFCSVLGVLVKSLAGDWQPGVFGNWLAAAPVVALGAPLGVFVVSLLGRKPTLLIVALLCVVQLVWICASERQALSGLGGPLVLLALLLCLLGFEWLRVLGLRRELSRGAAANGSGAEIKAVAIEESLIPGVK from the coding sequence ATGAAATACTTAGCGCGGCTCTCTTTCCGCTACTGGTTTGCCTGGTTGGCGTTATTTTACGGAGCTTGGCTGTTTCTCGTTGTGCAGGGCGATAACTTGGCCCTAGCACTGGAGCATTGGTCCATGGCGCTTGCCATGGCGCTCGGCAGCTATGCCGCCGGTTCCACGCCCATGGGCGGAGGCACGGTGGGCTTCCCCGTGTTGGTGCTCTTATTTGATATGCCTGCCAGTCTCGGCCGCGACTTCAGTTTTGCGGTGCAGTCGATCGGTATGGTTAGTGCCAGCCTGTTTATTCTCTGTCGGCGGCAGCCGTTAGCCTGGTCGATGCTACGTGGCGCCTTGCTCGGTTCTTTATTGGCTACCCCCGTGGGCATATTGCTGTTTGCGCCGATGATTTCCGAACTGTGGGTGAAGCTCTCTTTCGCGGTGCTTTGGGGTAGCTTTGGGATATTTCATTTGTATCGGCTCGCCGAGATCACCGACTGTGAGCACAAGGGTGATCCGCAGTGCCCAACGGATTTTCGTGTAGGTCTTCTGCTTGGAGCTTTTGCGGGCTTCTGTGTGGTCTCGGTAACCGGGGTTGGTGTGGATATGCTGGTGTACGCGGCTTTGGTGCTGCTGAGCCGTGTGGACCTGAAGGTAGCGATTCCCACCTCGGTAGTGATCATGGCCTTCTGCTCTGTTCTCGGTGTGCTGGTGAAGTCGCTGGCCGGCGACTGGCAGCCAGGGGTTTTTGGTAACTGGCTGGCAGCGGCGCCGGTGGTGGCCTTGGGGGCGCCCCTTGGTGTTTTTGTTGTGAGCTTGCTGGGGCGCAAACCCACCCTGCTAATTGTGGCTCTACTGTGTGTTGTACAGCTTGTGTGGATCTGTGCGTCGGAACGGCAAGCCCTAAGCGGCCTGGGAGGACCTCTAGTGCTATTGGCGTTATTGCTGTGCTTACTGGGGTTCGAGTGGCTGCGGGTATTGGGGTTGCGCCGAGAGCTCAGCCGTGGCGCGGCAGCAAATGGGTCTGGTGCAGAGATTAAGGCAGTTGCGATAGAGGAGAGTTTGATACCGGGGGTTAAATAA
- a CDS encoding SapC family protein, translated as MAQIKALDKKAHANLKLTQDITFDHVSSNHILPLVVQEIVQAAQSYPILFVKDQNTEQFKVVALTGLRPGENLFSGAEGWNGSYIPLQVRTYPFVLVKNPENTDQAVLCIDEDSSMLSESAGEALFDGEGEQTDYLKNRAQVVVETAQRVSVTESFIEFLVSKDLLTQKKLTLRITEEDKPYDLTGFYVIDEEKLNKLSDEDFLELRKRGALPAIYASMMSSMQVQNLIRKKRLN; from the coding sequence ATGGCACAGATCAAAGCTTTGGATAAAAAGGCACACGCCAACCTGAAACTCACCCAGGACATCACTTTTGACCATGTGAGCAGCAATCATATTTTGCCGCTGGTGGTTCAGGAAATTGTTCAGGCGGCCCAGAGCTATCCGATCCTGTTCGTAAAAGACCAGAATACTGAGCAGTTTAAAGTGGTTGCCCTTACAGGCCTGCGTCCCGGTGAAAACCTGTTCTCTGGCGCTGAGGGTTGGAATGGCAGCTACATTCCTCTGCAGGTTCGCACCTACCCATTCGTGCTGGTGAAGAACCCGGAGAATACCGATCAGGCGGTACTGTGTATCGATGAAGACTCCAGCATGTTGAGTGAGTCCGCAGGTGAGGCTCTGTTTGACGGTGAGGGCGAGCAGACTGACTACCTGAAAAACCGCGCTCAGGTGGTGGTGGAAACTGCCCAGCGCGTATCTGTTACCGAGTCGTTTATCGAATTCCTGGTATCCAAAGACCTGCTGACCCAGAAGAAGCTGACTCTGCGTATTACCGAAGAGGATAAGCCCTACGATCTGACTGGTTTCTACGTGATTGACGAAGAGAAGCTGAACAAGCTATCCGATGAAGACTTCCTGGAACTGCGCAAGCGTGGCGCCCTGCCGGCGATCTATGCTTCCATGATGTCCTCCATGCAGGTCCAGAATCTGATTCGCAAGAAGCGTCTGAACTAA
- a CDS encoding S41 family peptidase, which produces MLKKFILAFSLATFSAGIVFAKGINKVPENLSDAEKLNGLSLYWKEVSYNFAFFDQVPELDFDTKYQEFIPRVLATQNTYEYYRELKRLNAFLQDGHTNIYYPKGMSSSYVDWPAIRLAEAGRKAVITGVEKGLESHIPPGSIIVAINGQPIEAHLKEQVMPYIASSTQHILWNTAVRDALDGKPGSMAQLTIETPDGATKSIEVKRDARGRKIEYASIKQPASNGELFEFKWLENDIGYVALNGFHDEAIVAQFKSHYDEITKSKGLIIDLRFNGGGNSAYAGEIISYLTDRDLPGSVWKTPKHVAAYKAWGSFADQFEDLEEYRPYAEGASWEFSEDSGDIVEPKLDSNHIVPTYVLIGRNTASAAEDFLVYADSLEHFTTVGEPTYGSTGQPMIVDLPGGGTFRVCTKRDTYPDGREFVGYGIQPDILVERTLDIVRSGEDRVLDRAFIDLKSTITSSAL; this is translated from the coding sequence GTGCTAAAAAAATTTATATTGGCTTTTTCTCTAGCAACTTTCTCTGCTGGCATTGTATTTGCGAAGGGCATCAATAAAGTTCCAGAGAATTTATCTGATGCAGAAAAACTTAATGGACTCTCCCTTTATTGGAAGGAAGTTAGCTATAACTTTGCTTTCTTCGATCAGGTTCCCGAGTTGGACTTTGATACTAAATACCAGGAGTTTATTCCACGGGTTTTAGCAACACAAAACACCTATGAATATTACCGCGAGTTAAAGCGTCTCAATGCCTTTCTACAGGATGGACATACTAATATTTATTACCCAAAGGGTATGTCCTCCAGCTATGTAGACTGGCCAGCTATTCGCTTAGCTGAGGCCGGACGTAAAGCAGTAATCACAGGTGTTGAGAAGGGCTTGGAGTCACATATTCCTCCGGGTTCAATTATTGTCGCAATCAATGGGCAGCCCATAGAAGCTCATTTAAAAGAGCAGGTTATGCCATATATTGCCAGCTCTACCCAGCATATTCTCTGGAATACCGCGGTTCGGGATGCTCTTGATGGAAAGCCCGGCAGCATGGCCCAGCTCACTATTGAAACCCCTGATGGGGCGACCAAGAGTATTGAGGTTAAGCGGGATGCGCGGGGTAGGAAGATCGAATATGCCTCAATTAAACAGCCCGCCTCCAACGGTGAGCTGTTTGAGTTCAAATGGCTGGAGAATGATATTGGTTATGTAGCGCTAAATGGTTTTCATGATGAGGCGATTGTTGCGCAGTTTAAATCTCATTACGATGAGATTACTAAGTCTAAAGGGCTGATTATTGATCTGCGTTTTAATGGTGGAGGTAATTCTGCTTATGCCGGAGAGATAATCTCTTATTTGACTGATCGGGATTTACCAGGCTCTGTATGGAAAACTCCCAAACATGTTGCGGCTTATAAGGCCTGGGGCTCTTTTGCCGATCAGTTTGAAGATTTAGAAGAGTATCGGCCCTATGCAGAGGGTGCTTCGTGGGAATTTAGTGAGGACTCCGGGGATATAGTTGAGCCGAAATTGGATAGTAACCACATAGTGCCAACTTATGTACTAATCGGCCGAAATACCGCCTCTGCAGCCGAAGATTTCTTGGTGTATGCAGATTCTCTCGAGCATTTTACTACCGTCGGTGAGCCTACTTATGGCAGTACAGGTCAGCCAATGATTGTAGATCTTCCTGGAGGTGGTACTTTCAGGGTGTGTACCAAGCGGGACACTTACCCTGATGGGCGGGAGTTTGTTGGCTATGGTATCCAGCCAGATATTCTGGTGGAGCGCACCCTGGATATTGTGAGATCAGGTGAGGACAGGGTGCTGGATAGGGCTTTCATTGACTTGAAGAGCACAATCACTAGCTCAGCGCTCTGA
- a CDS encoding alpha/beta fold hydrolase, giving the protein MHLILLLIVLALPLYAFASPEQIPVGEYRIEYEIKGSGKAILFLEAGGSAGMSDWNPIYDRLAEHARVIRYSRVGNGNSTAIKKHFSSEDYAQGAEALLEALGVKEKVTYIAHSYGAHVARTFAAQYPERMAALMLIEPSSEHDVDIMRSLNLELAEEQIAQVKLDDMKSGMSNQYLDFWSKRPLPDYPQIPDIPVTVIASIKKYDNPPLLFFTDEARDRWGELHLNWAHAFPQGRVVLTEKSYHYPQNDEPDMVVNEVLALISRTYK; this is encoded by the coding sequence ATGCATCTAATCCTCCTACTCATAGTGCTTGCACTTCCGCTATATGCTTTCGCGTCGCCGGAACAGATTCCTGTGGGTGAGTACCGTATTGAATATGAGATCAAAGGATCTGGTAAGGCTATCCTGTTTTTAGAAGCGGGGGGCTCGGCTGGCATGTCTGACTGGAATCCAATCTATGACAGGCTAGCAGAGCATGCACGAGTTATACGTTACTCGCGTGTTGGCAATGGTAATTCTACAGCCATCAAGAAACATTTTAGCTCTGAGGATTATGCTCAAGGGGCCGAGGCGTTATTGGAGGCTTTGGGGGTTAAAGAGAAAGTTACTTATATTGCCCACTCCTATGGTGCTCATGTAGCCCGAACTTTTGCCGCACAGTACCCAGAAAGAATGGCAGCGTTGATGCTGATAGAGCCTTCTTCTGAGCATGATGTGGATATTATGCGATCTCTGAATTTGGAATTGGCCGAAGAGCAAATTGCTCAGGTAAAACTGGATGATATGAAGAGCGGCATGTCAAATCAGTACCTGGATTTTTGGTCTAAACGCCCTTTGCCTGACTATCCACAAATCCCAGATATACCAGTCACAGTAATTGCCTCAATTAAAAAGTATGACAATCCTCCTCTTCTTTTCTTTACTGATGAGGCCCGGGATAGGTGGGGGGAGTTACATTTAAATTGGGCCCATGCATTTCCACAGGGGCGGGTTGTTTTGACTGAGAAGAGCTATCACTATCCTCAAAATGATGAGCCGGATATGGTAGTAAATGAGGTTCTGGCACTTATTTCCAGGACCTATAAATAG
- a CDS encoding MFS transporter, translated as MLQRLRRPEILLLILAGSMPLSFSVWNTLLNNFVIAKASFTGADIGLLQSVREIPGFLAFTVIFVLLLIREQRLALLSLVATGIGVMLTGFFPSLTGLLLTTLLMSIGFHFYETLQTSLALQWFPKKTSAIWMGRMAAAGSFAALLAYGLVWGLMDFGELDYSWVYLIGGGSTVIIALVAWILFPQFPQPHSQRKQLVVRKRYWLYYALTMMSGARRQIFIVFAGFLMVEKFGYSVGEVAALYTVNHLLNLYIAPKIGQFIVRFGERRILTLEYIGLALVFAGYALVESAMMAAALYIIDHLFFSMAIAIKTYFQKIVDERDIAASAGVSFTINHIAAVIIPVLFGLLWLTSPAMVFFAGSLMALVSLGLAQLVPEHPGPGNEARLGQGVAAT; from the coding sequence ATGTTACAACGCCTCCGTCGACCGGAAATTTTGCTGTTGATCCTTGCAGGCTCAATGCCACTTTCTTTTTCTGTCTGGAATACCCTCCTTAATAACTTTGTGATAGCCAAGGCTTCATTTACTGGGGCTGATATTGGCTTGCTGCAAAGTGTGCGGGAAATCCCAGGTTTCCTTGCCTTTACAGTGATCTTTGTTTTGCTGCTTATTCGTGAGCAGCGGTTGGCGCTTCTCTCACTTGTAGCAACCGGGATTGGTGTGATGCTGACCGGTTTTTTTCCATCTCTCACAGGTTTATTACTCACGACATTATTGATGTCGATCGGTTTTCACTTCTATGAAACCCTGCAAACCTCTCTGGCTTTGCAGTGGTTTCCAAAGAAGACTTCGGCAATCTGGATGGGGCGAATGGCTGCAGCTGGCTCTTTTGCCGCATTATTGGCCTATGGGCTAGTTTGGGGCTTGATGGATTTTGGCGAGTTGGACTATTCCTGGGTTTACCTGATTGGAGGAGGGAGCACAGTTATTATTGCCCTGGTGGCCTGGATACTTTTTCCTCAATTTCCCCAGCCCCATAGCCAGAGAAAGCAGTTGGTTGTACGCAAACGTTATTGGCTTTACTACGCTCTGACAATGATGAGCGGTGCACGTCGGCAGATCTTTATTGTTTTTGCTGGTTTTTTGATGGTTGAGAAGTTTGGTTATAGCGTAGGGGAAGTTGCTGCACTTTATACCGTAAACCACCTGTTGAATTTATATATTGCCCCGAAAATTGGCCAGTTTATTGTTCGCTTTGGTGAGCGCCGAATCCTCACTCTGGAATATATTGGTTTAGCGCTAGTCTTTGCTGGTTATGCATTGGTGGAGAGCGCGATGATGGCAGCTGCGCTTTATATTATCGATCATCTGTTTTTCTCTATGGCCATTGCCATCAAGACCTATTTCCAAAAGATCGTGGATGAACGTGACATCGCAGCCTCTGCAGGTGTCAGCTTTACCATTAATCATATCGCGGCGGTTATTATCCCCGTTTTGTTTGGTTTGCTATGGCTCACCTCTCCAGCGATGGTTTTCTTTGCTGGATCTTTGATGGCTTTGGTTTCTTTGGGATTGGCTCAGCTGGTACCGGAACACCCCGGACCAGGCAATGAAGCGCGCTTAGGGCAGGGTGTTGCTGCCACATAG
- a CDS encoding Vgb family protein, with product MNISPKLPALSLKLTICVIYFLSTSLITAAQENKLPDGLKLNEWKVPWQGLPRDPHVDNRQQVWFCGQAGNYIGRFSTSDQTFKKFEVPEGTHPHNLIVDKQGMVWYAGNRNAHIGRMDVETGEITQYPMPKGVNDPHTLVFNREGNIWFTAQQSNHIGILDVNNGEVKVATPQTANARPYGIKVDSQDRPWVALFGTNKLAWVDPKTMVVNEISIPRPNARPRRLEIDTSNNIWYVDYPEGYLGRYTPNTKEFKEWKLPTENSRPYGTAMDNKGRLWVADTGDIPNIIFAFDTEAQKFVSQTTVPSGGNIRYMYFDNKDGSFWFGVDSGFLDQGIPKK from the coding sequence ATGAACATCTCCCCAAAACTTCCTGCGCTGTCACTAAAACTCACTATCTGCGTCATTTATTTCTTGTCGACATCATTAATTACTGCAGCACAAGAAAATAAACTGCCAGACGGACTCAAATTAAACGAGTGGAAGGTCCCCTGGCAGGGACTGCCCAGAGACCCCCATGTGGATAACAGGCAGCAAGTTTGGTTCTGTGGGCAGGCCGGCAATTACATCGGTCGATTTTCTACGTCTGATCAGACGTTTAAAAAATTTGAGGTCCCTGAAGGAACCCACCCTCACAACTTGATAGTAGATAAGCAGGGCATGGTTTGGTATGCGGGCAACCGCAATGCTCATATTGGGCGTATGGATGTAGAGACCGGTGAAATCACTCAATACCCAATGCCTAAAGGTGTAAATGATCCACATACACTGGTATTCAACCGTGAGGGCAATATTTGGTTTACAGCCCAACAGAGCAATCACATAGGTATTTTGGATGTAAATAATGGAGAGGTGAAAGTAGCTACACCACAAACTGCCAACGCACGTCCTTATGGAATCAAGGTAGACTCACAAGATCGCCCCTGGGTTGCTCTATTTGGCACGAATAAACTAGCTTGGGTAGACCCTAAAACCATGGTGGTAAACGAGATCTCAATTCCCCGACCAAACGCTCGGCCTCGCAGGCTGGAAATCGATACATCTAACAATATCTGGTATGTGGACTATCCAGAGGGCTATCTTGGCAGATATACGCCCAATACAAAAGAATTCAAAGAATGGAAGCTCCCCACTGAAAATTCACGCCCTTACGGAACCGCAATGGATAACAAAGGCCGGCTATGGGTAGCAGACACCGGTGATATTCCTAACATCATCTTTGCTTTTGATACAGAAGCACAAAAGTTTGTCAGTCAAACGACTGTACCCAGCGGAGGCAACATTCGATATATGTATTTTGACAATAAAGATGGAAGCTTTTGGTTCGGTGTCGATTCTGGATTTCTAGATCAGGGAATACCAAAAAAATGA